CACGTTACTGGTGCGCGAAGGTTTTGGCCTAAATCCCGCGAGCCAGATAGGGGGAAGCGTTCACTTCTTCATCTACGATGTTATTAAAATATTCATTCTGCTCTCGGTTCTGATCTTCAGCATTTCCTATGTGCAAAGCTATTTTCCACCGGAACGCACCCGCCGCATTCTTGGGCAGCGGCAAGGTCTTGGGGCCAATGTTATGGCGGCTTTGCTTGGAACCATCACGCCATTTTGCTCCTGTTCCTCCATCCCGCTTTTTATTGGCTTTACGAGCGCGGGCCTGCCGCTAGCGGTAACTTTCTCGTTTCTGATTTCCTCGCCACTGGTTGATCTGGCCTCGGTGATACTCCTTGCGAGTATATTCAACTGGAGTATCGCATTGTCCTATGTCGCAATCGGGTTGAGGCCTTTGTCTATCAAAGCCCCGTCAGCGACCATGATAACA
This Falsihalocynthiibacter arcticus DNA region includes the following protein-coding sequences:
- a CDS encoding permease; translation: MRDVLIWLNDQLLRMQWLSDLVTLLVREGFGLNPASQIGGSVHFFIYDVIKIFILLSVLIFSISYVQSYFPPERTRRILGQRQGLGANVMAALLGTITPFCSCSSIPLFIGFTSAGLPLAVTFSFLISSPLVDLASVILLASIFNWSIALSYVAIGLRPLSIKAPSATMITTAQ